Genomic segment of Oncorhynchus keta strain PuntledgeMale-10-30-2019 chromosome 12, Oket_V2, whole genome shotgun sequence:
gtgccagcatcggtttgtggaggtaaatagatggctacgaaaaatatagactcacttggtagatagtgtggtctacagcttatcatgaggtactctaccacaggcgagcaatacctcaagacttcctCAATATTAGACATCACgaaccagctgttattgacaattAGACTCACACTCccacccctcatcttaccagacatagctgttctgtcctgccaatgcacagaaaacccagccaactgtatattatctgtgtcgttgttcagccacgacttggtgaaatataagatattacagtttttaatgtcccgttggtaggatagtctcgaactgAGATCATCCAGtatattctccagtgattgcacattggccaaAGAGCGGTAAAATTACCTCCCGGGATAATTTTCTTCGCTCATCATCACTGCCGTGTACGTGtacctctccgagttgggcatctccggcgcggcccacgcttggattgcgtcctacctgacaggtcgctcctaccaggtggcgtggcgagaatctgtctcctcaccacacgctctcaccactggtgtcccccagggctctgttctaggccctctcctattctcgctatacaccaagtcacttggctctgtcataacctcacatggtctctcctatcattgctatgcagatgacacacaattaatcttctcctttcccccttctgatgaccaggtggcgaatcgcatctctgcatgtctggcagacatatcagtgtggatgacggatcaccacctcaagctgaacctcggcaagacggagctgctcttcctcccggggaaggactgcccgttccatgatctcgccatcacggttgacaactccattgtgtcctcctcccagagcgctaagaaccttggcgtgatcctggacaacaccctgtcgttctcaactaacatcaaggcggtggcccgttcctgtaggttcatgctctacaacatccgcagagtacgaccctgcctcacacaggaagcggcgcaggtcctaatccaggcacttgtcatctcccgtctggattactgcaactcgctgttggctgggctccctgcctgtgccattaaacccctacaactcatccagaacgccgcagcccatctggtgttcaaccttcccaagttctctcacgtcaccccgctcctccgctctctccactggcttccagttgaagctcgcatccgctacaagaccatggtgcttgcctacggagctgtgaggggaacggcacctcagtacctccaggctctgatcaggccctacacccaaacaagggcactgcgttcatccacctctggcctgctcgcctccctaccactgaggaagtacagttcccgctcagcccagtcaaaactgttcgctgctctggctccccaatggtggaacacactccctcacgacgccaggacagcggagtcaatcaccaccttccggagacacctgaaacctaagctaaggtaactgaactaaatgactattgccccgttgcactcacttctgtcatcatgaagtgctttaagagactagtcaaggatcatatcacctccaccctacgtgataccatagacccactccaattgcttacgccccaataggtccactgacGATGCTTTCGCCAtcacactgtacactgccctatcccatctagacaagaggaatacctatgtaagaatgctgtttattaactacagctcagcattgaaTACCAtggtaccctccaaactcatggaaatgggtcctggactttctgaaggGCCACCCCcagatggtgaaggtaggaaaaaacatctccactgatcctcaacactggtgccccacaagagtgcgttctcagccctcccctgtactccctgttcaccaatgactgcgtggccatgcacgcctccagcTCAAtcgtcaagtttgcagacgactctacagtggtaggcttgattaccaacaatgacgagacagcctacagggaggagatgagggccctcggagtgtggtatcaggaaaataacctctcactcaacgtcagcaaaacaatGGAAGAgaatcgtggacttcaggaaacagcagagtgagCCCCCCCCCATCCGcttcgacgggacagtagtggagaaggtgaaaggttttaagttcctcggtgtgcacatcacggacaaagaaatggtccacccacaaagacacagtggtgaagaaggcgcagcagtgcctcaacctcaggaggctgacgaaatttggcttgtcacctgaaacactcaaacttttacagatgcacaatcaagagcatcctgtcaggctgtatcaccgcctgatacggcaactgctccgcccacaaccgtaaggctctccagagagtagtgaggtctgcacaacgcatcgccGGGgttaaactacctgccctccaggacacctacagcacccgatgtcacaggaaggccaaatagatcaaggacaacaaccacccgagccactgcctgttaccccgctatcatccagaaggtcagtacaggtgcagcaaaggtgggaccgagagatcaaggccatcagactgattaaacagccatcactaacagagAGGCTGCTGACAACATACAGACTGAAGTCTCTcgccactttaataaattgacTTAAAGGTATCACTAGACACCTTAAATAACACCACTTTagtgtttacatatcctacattactcatctcatatgtataatactgttctataccatctactgaatCTTGCCTATGATTAGTCATTTTAATTATGTTTACATAGCgcacagtcgtggccaaaggttttgagaacaCAAATATGAATTCACAaattctgctgcctcagtttgtatgatggcaatttacTTATATTCCAGAATGTTGTAAAGAACGATCATactaattgcaaagtccctctttgccatgcaaatgaactgaatccccccaaaaacattttcactgcatttcagccctgccacaaaaggaccagctgacatgtcagtgattctctcgttaacacaggtgagagtgttgacgaggacaaggctggagatcactctgtcatgctgattgagtgcAACAGAGATCCCAACGACACACTGCTCTGTAATATCTGAAACAGCAGTTTATCCCACCCATGTTCATTTGACAGACCGTTTGTTGGAGAATAAACCCAAAATTACCCCCATCTGAGTTTAAACTTTTATTTATGTCAGGCAAGACAAGGTAAATAACACATTCTTATTCAAGATTTATTGCGTGGATGAGAACAGCCCAGAGagtataaaaaaatattatttctacAGAGAGAGTTCAAAGAAAATTCAGTAGAGGGCAGCAAACCAAATGCAGCATATTCAGATGATCAGTACATTCTGCTTTCAGGAAATGAAGACGAACATATCCTCTCCCATCCTAATGATAAAAAGAATGTCTAAAACACAAGTGGAATACAAATATGCTTGATATCCATGTAGGAATTACCCCCACATGCTAAGTAGTGAGGAGCTGTAGGCTACCTGGTACTCTTCCAGTTGTCTGCAAGGCATGAAGCCACAGAGCGCAGCATCCACACGGTCTTCAGCACTCGCTTCCCATCAGGCAgttggaaacactgaccaacccaagaGCTACAGGAacctgggggaggggagggggggggggggcaggtgaTGTGATGCAGTTGCAGAACATTGGCATTTGACCAGTCACATCCATAGTTACAGTCAAGGTAATTCAGATTGAAACAAGGGCCACATTGTGTAAGGTTGGAGAGAAGTGGTGCAAGAAGTTACAAATAATTACTTATCTAAACATTGCACAACATTAGACCTTGCTGAACACGTCAAGGTTTACACACCTGCCTCCCATAACACAGAGAAAGCCACAGAGGTTTGCAGACCCTGATTACTAGTCACCCCCAGTAGCTTGGCCTGGTGTTCTGGACCCGTGACTCCTGGAGCAGTCTCCACTGCACTCTGATAACGGCCTCGGAGCTCAGAACCGACCGCCTCAATATCAAGCACAGAGCCCAGCTCATTTCGCCACACTCCCGTCACATTGCATGGGATTGCCTGGAAGAACACATGCAAAATAAGGTCACCACTACTGTGTCAATAACAGCAGATACATTTCATTACATAGTATATCTAAAACAGGAATTAAAAGCAAGTCTCTGATTTTTATCTACTATGTGATCTGTATTGTTACACTGCTCAAATTGTAACAGTGGAGCCCAACGATTAATTATATTTTTACCTGAGGTAGCAGCAGTCCCAAAATCACAGCATGGACACTGATATACTTTGCAATGAAACTCATCATGTTTGATTATTTCAAGTTGCTTTTCTGAATAGCTCAATCCCTTCTTATACTGATTTATCAAGTTACTATACACTCCCCCAAACCAATCAGCACCTGCCCTTTCTAACAACACTTAATTCATGAACTGGGTGTAGATCTCAAGCATTAAGCACATTGTGAAAGCATTAAAGATTTGCCAGTCACATTATGCAATCAACACCATgagagaatctcaattgcatactcctagCGTCCTCTCGCCTCGCCTCATTCTCGAAACCCgtttggatgagaaagccagaggtccctccCCCCTGACCTGATCCTTCAATTGGCTTTGAGCAGTAGGaaggtgtcgtgtctttggctacgCCAGATTACGTGATTTGACATGCTATtccatgctattctataaaataatttctccgtaattaatattacctgattgagctaatcatgtaaatgtatttaactagagagtcgggaactaaataatatttatagagctgttatcttccgaataagctcttaaagacctagtaatatttttcATCGATAGCACTCAAAATGAATcctcaccttaattcagtctcatctgaaagtgtgtgtgtgtgtgtgtgtgtgtgtgtgtgtgtgtgtgtgtgtgtgtgtgtgtgtgtgtgtgtgtgtgtgtgtgtgtgtgtgtgtgtgtgtgtgtgtgtgcgtgtgcgtgtgcgtgtgtgtgtgtgtgtgtgtgtgtgtgtccgcccgtgcgtgcgtgcgagggTGTGAGCCGGACAGGTTCCTCTCAGGAACAGCACATTACTATCAGTGATGGAGTTACAGAATCGTGTGAAGCTGGAATACTGagctttttgtttatttttatgtGGTAGTTTAGCACAGAGGGCTCTCCATCAAGCAGCATTGACCAGTGTGGGTGTTCGACACTCATTACATAGGTGTTCCTCCAATAATCAAAGCCATTGATCCTGGCATCTAAGTGTCATATTATACAAGGCCATTGATTAGGCTAAACCAGAGGGATCCGATAATAACCTGGACTCTGAACTCTTGTTGTTTTTCACTGATTTGCCCAGCACATTATTCTGTACTTTTCCTATTTTCTTTGTCAACTTCAATGATCTTTATTTGTTAAAGCTGCATATACGACCCATATAGGCCCTGATTTGTTATTGTAATCTAATCCACTGaaaataatgacaggaatgggtGGTACTAACGTACCACTAAtactataaatatatatatattagttgtTTTTTTGTTAGGGTCTGAACGTTGGGCCCCCTCCCCAATATGAACACGTCATAAaccattgcaaaatgtttagatttacaggaaattagctttaaaactgcaacattttctctcagcctcatggcaaaatgtatagattAGCAGGAAATTTGCTATACATCTCAatattttctctcagcctcatggcaaaatgtgtataattgcaggCAGTTAGCTGTTTTCCGCAAAAACAACAAATTACAAAAACCTTGCGGGGGCCTTGTGAAAATGTGTGATATGCCACCGATGGGTGTAAGCAGGATTGCATACATATTATGATTTGTTATCAATTCTCACACAAGACAAGATCAGTGCCCAAGCACATAACATTCAAGTAATGATTCTAAATACAACCTTCGGTAATGAAATATCTCTCAATGCTCAATGCTGAAAAGAGAAAGCTGTCGGGGCAAATTAGTTACATTCTCTGGCATAGATAAAATTGTGTTTGCGTGCATAGTGTGTCACATTAGATTAGCATAATGCGATACCTGCTGCACTACAGAACACACCAGTCTTGATAGCCCTGTTTGCTTTTGAAGTGGACCAAAGCCGCAAAGTAGGATGTTGGGATTCAACAGACAGCCCCAATTCATCATGAAAGATTTGGCAGTTCACAGACGCCAATTATTGCACCTGACATGTTATAAATGGGTCCCTGCTCGACTAGATCACAAAACAGGGATTGAGTCTGACATGTTAAAAGAGCCTCCTCCATTATACATCACACAGTAGTTGAGTTTATGTCAACCTTTTTGGAGATGAGTTGATGAAAAATGACCACTTGCTGACAGACAAAAGTATCTCAATTGATTTGGATTTCAGTTTACATCAGATTTGCTCCCCCTTATTTATTGTGACTGCTCAAGAGTGATGTATTGGTAGCTATTTGTTGCATCTTTTTGTTTCAGAACCAGGACTAGACTAGGGAAAGACTGTTGGAACCACCCTGAAGCCACACACTCATGATGAGAGCAGCCGCGGATTCCTCCCCACCCAATAGAGACGAAGGTCATGAGAGCGCACCTCAGCAGTGGGAGGTTGATCCCCAACCGTTGCCATCAACTGTTGTCGATGATACTCCGTTTTTAAATCCCCCATCTTTATCCCGATGTATGACTCTTCTTCCGGATGCTTTGTACAGACGAAGACAGAATCGGAGAGGAGAGTGGTATAATAACACTGTGTACAGCGACGCCGACAATCACGACCAACAAATTGTTTCGATGAACACATATGAGGACCACAACGGTATATATCAGACTCAAGTAGAAGAAATCCCTAGGAATTCAGATGTCAAGGCGCACGATTTCGAAAGTCAGTGGGATCATTCTGAGTTCGATCACAGAAACTTCACTCAGAAAACGTAAGTGCGACACTTGGGAGATAAGTCACCATCATAATAGTACCAGGACATTATGTCCTATTAGCAAGAGTGTCCCTTGTATTTCAGGTTGAGTCAGTGGAGAAGTCACTTTGATTTTTGTTGGACATTTGATATCAAATTGCCTTTTATAATGTGCAAAATGTCAATATTTACAGCTGCaacatgtaactttttgggcgaacCAACGAAATTCACATAGACATTtttgttatagatctgtcattttcATTGAAAGTCTAAGAAGGGGTATATGTGTTCCATGTGATGTGCGCTTTTTCTATGCTTCCGGGtgttaagtttagtttttgtgtcttttactttcagttttgtatgCCAGCtccaaacagctgaaaatatatttttagttATGGAAATAcgtttcacagcggtttagatggtacaatgattctctgcactatacttgcttgttatGTCACATAATCTGAAATTAAGCAAAACGTtcaaattttagcaaccaggaaatggcgaaGTGATTTCTACACTGTGCATCTTTAATTGAAAACGTTTTCTTGGTTGTTTTACATAGCAGGCTACACCGCCTTCTTGAAATTATGAATATTAATAAATGGCACAAACTGGGATATGTCATGCTGTTCAATTGTCTTGTAATGTAATATAGTATAGACATATATTCCTGAATAATAACATATACATTTCTGATGAGGAGTGGTGATTTTAGTATGTAAATCCTGGTGGGGCAaaccaaaaaatatatacaggtattttaaatgcatgccagcaaagccactacacaacacaacactgaacaatacattaattgcactataacgtgactaacggtgcccacaaactgttagggcttacataaagctgtcccaacagcagagcgtTATTTTCAGCACCACGGAGTGAATCTTTATCattgctacacctggctatcagcggagccttgtctggcagcaacaCAGttcattcagcatcattcaccatttgtgaattgattgccccccatctagcttcagagtttgttctgttaggtgacctaacctgggatatgcttaacaccccggcagtcctacaatctatgCTAGATGccctcacacaaatcatcaaggaacccaccaggtacaaccctaaatctgtaaacaagggcaccctcatagacgtcatcctgaccaactggccctccaaatacacctcccctgtcttcaaccaggatctcagcgatcactgcctcattgcctgtatccgctacggatccgcagtcaaacgaccacccctcatcactgtcaaacgctccctaaaacacttctgcgagcaggcctttctaatcgacctggcccgggtatcctggaaggatattgacatcatcccgtcagttgaggatgcctggtcattctttaaaagtaacttcctcaccattttagataagcatgctccgttcaaaaaatgcagaactaagaacagatatagcccttggttcactccagacctgactgccctcgaccagcacaaaaacatcctgtggaggACTACAAGAGCAtagaatagtccccgcgatatgcaactgttcagggaagtcaggaaccaatacacgcagtcagtcctGAAAgccaaggccagcttcttcaggcagaaatttgcatcctgtagctctaactccaaaacgttctgggacactgtaaagtccatggagaacaagagcacctcctcccagctgcccactgcactgaggctaggtaacacggtcaacacagataaatccatgattatcgaaaacttcaacaagcatttctcaacggctggccatgccttcctcctggctactccaacctcggccaacagctccgtcccccccgcagctactcgcccaagcctctccaggttctcctctacccaaatccagatagcagatgttctgaaagagctgcaaaacctggacccgtacaaatcagctgggcttgacaatctggaccctctatttctgaaactatccgacgccattgtcgcaacccctattaccagcctgttcaacctctctttcatatcgtctgagatccccaaggattggaaagctgccgcagtcatccccctcttcaaagggggagacaccctggacccaaactgttacagacctatatccatcctgccctgcctatctaaggtctttgaaagccaagtcaacaaacaggtcactgaccatctcgaatcccgccgtaccttctctgctgtgcaatctggtttccgagccggtcacgggtgcaccacGGCCACGCTCAatgtactaaacgatatcataaccgcaatcgataaaagacagtactgtgcagccgtcttcatcgacctggccaaggctttcgactctgtcaatcaccatattcttattggcagactcagtagcctcggttttctaatgactgccttgcctgggtcaccaactactttgtagacagagttcagtgtgtcaaatcggagggaatgttgtccggtcctctggcagtctctatgggggtgccacagggttcaattctcgggccaactcttttctctgttatatcaatgatgttgctcttgctgcgggcgattccctgatccacctctacgcagacgacaccattctgtatacttccggcccttccttggacactgtgctatctaaccttcaaacgagcttcaatgccatacaacactccttccgtggcctccaactacttTTAAactctagtaaaaccaaatgcatattcttcaaccgttcgctgcctgcacgcACACGCCCGACTTGCATCATCACCCTGgatgtaaaactgactatcctaccgatcctcgacttcggcgacgtcatctacaaaatagcttccaaattattccaagaacacaggatgagatgttactatcctttgtgtaagcacttccaagagttaatgaacagtaGTGTAactttggttcctagggtgtttcggcctttcacactatacaccctccccaaaggcggccagcgacagggtgatcaatcctacgcttgcgtcccattcccaattagtcataggagttgccttgttgttgatagccaacatcccatgggactatgcatggcaggggcgtcctcctccctgagtcaagcattgttgaccgcatacctcctggccctctcacttcggggcccagctggggtctttcctcttcatccagagccactgactgctgcCTTTTGCAGCATTtgatacagctttgattgccgaacgctggctctggcccttaattcccaggtctctaagcagtctggttgtagatgttgccacaaaacctctgcagcccacctccactggtcggacttctgtgttccagccatgatgccgtgcttcggcagctagatcagcatagcgcagatgttttcgctcataagcctcatctactgagttttcccagggtactgtgagctcaatgatgaagaccttattgagtgaacgggaccagagcaccatgtcaggtcttagggtggttgcgatctccggaggaaacacaagttgccggccaatgtcagctagcattttccagtcgcgggccaagcgcagctggtctcgctctaatggtgtagagccgctcttcggttgtttagccccttcgcggacaaagtttgtccgtaaggagtgtgatgttgctgtgggtggtagggagttggtggcagctcGCTTGTCCTACAGGACGGACGCAAGGTTTTTAAGGACTTGGTTGTGACGCCAAGTGTAGCGTCCTTGGGTGAGGCTTGTTTTACACCCTGTGAGAATGTGCCTGAGGTTGGCTGgcatggaacagagggcacagtccgaatcttcaccataccattggtgaagattaactggtgttggaaggacgtcatatgttgctctgatggaaaagctcaaccgcctcgcttccatggcccacagatccttccagctgatcttcctcttctccacactgtcccatcgggtccactgtccctgtttggcaagagagactggcttggcccaccttgcagcctcctccttatggcgtacttcctgcactaccatcttccgccgctctggtgcagtggccttactccaagcagcacggctagttagcccaaggcctcccctcccttgctgaacatgacccacaatgtcagcatgtctgagggctgctgttgcctcctggactgcttttcctggcctccatttgcgcccagttgccaaggtcggcgcgttgttgctcaccactgggtctcgagattcattcagtgtcatctggagcctggtttttgcacacttgaattcctctgttagactggtgaggggcagcttgaggacaccatctccatagaggcctatggtggtaaggcatcatggaactccgag
This window contains:
- the LOC118391707 gene encoding avidin-related protein 3-like; translated protein: MCSSKQFVGRDCRRRCTQCYYTTLLSDSVFVCTKHPEEESYIGIKMGDLKTEYHRQQLMATVGDQPPTAEAIPCNVTGVWRNELGSVLDIEAVGSELRGRYQSAVETAPGVTGPEHQAKLLGVTSNQGLQTSVAFSVLWEAGSCSSWVGQCFQLPDGKRVLKTVWMLRSVASCLADNWKSTRMGEDMFVFIS